One stretch of Punica granatum isolate Tunisia-2019 chromosome 5, ASM765513v2, whole genome shotgun sequence DNA includes these proteins:
- the LOC116207693 gene encoding uncharacterized protein LOC116207693 isoform X1 yields the protein MGCFCFGSSKHRRRSKRALISPSHHQIQEGASGSLVPPEPAKDADTELPPELTTAPNCDFSLEEKLPVEQLEVVGGKKKVAFDLTVKTYELPAEEVCEDFPERDETDETAEDDETQREGALHTDYSTPCAGRVSSYPLSHRYHNCASSGDECEDTVTEGIDDDGEDDGSDQNKLLGQQTVIEQESSGSLFSLPIDSRKHASAANTEEKEVNSPMPVADSEDKEWRSDYLNPNVRPGNQCVHSALNPVANCSRLEKEVKARYTSPPKNHEKENLNIKQDFAFSSPFRSEPAPKLLNQSPSELIPKEIAVDTSLSSWLSISETTPKSKTVGNSPSLRANTPRSAEDRLILGVLTMEDLRQLSASNSPIRSRGRSPDDKPIIGTVGSYWSHTGQAMDLDSCSSRRGMKSSRINKEEQRMNLVRIPFEARLESTL from the exons ATGGGCTGCTTTTGTTTTGGCTCATCAAAGCATCGAAGGCGGTCGAAAAGGGCTCTCATTTCTCCATCTCATCATCAA ATCCAAGAAGGAGCTTCCGGGTCTCTCGTCCCACCTGAACCCGCCAAGGATGCGGATACGGAACTGCCCCCTGAGCTCACGACTGCACCGAA TTGTGATTTCAGTCTGGAAGAGAAGCTGCCGGTGGAGCAGCTGGAAGTTGTGGGTGGAAAGAAGAAGGTGGCCTTTGATTTGACTGTCAAAACCTATGAGTTACCAGCTGAGGAAGTGTGTGAAGATTTCCCCGAGAGAGACGAGACTGATGAGACTGCAGAGGATGATGAAACACAGAGAGAAGGGGCCTTGCATACTGATTATTCCACTCCTTGTGCAGGAAGAGTGTCATCTTATCCCCTGAGTCACAGATATCATAATTGTGCTAGCAGTGGTGATGAATGTGAGGACACTGTCACTGAAGGAATCGATGatgatggggaagatgatgGTTCCGATCAAAACAAGCTTCTTGGACAGCAAACTGTGATCGAGCAGGAATCATCTGGATCTTTGTTTTCTCTGCCTATAGATTCTAGGAAACATGCAAGTGCAGCCAACACTGAGGAGAAGGAGGTTAACAGTCCTATGCCGGTTGCCGATTCAGAAGATAAGGAATGGAGGTCTGACTATTTAAACCCAAACGTGAGGCCTGGGAACCAGTGCGTCCACTCGGCGTTGAACCCAGTAGCAAACTGCTCTCGGTTGGAAAAAGAAGTGAAAGCTAGATACACATCCCCTCCGAAGAATCACGAAAAGGAGAACCTGAATATCAAGCAAGATTTTGCCTTCTCGTCGCCCTTCAGATCCGAGCCTGCTCCAAAGCTGCTGAACCAAAGTCCAAGTGAACTGATTCCTAAAGAAATTGCAGTGGACACTAGCCTCTCCAGCTGGTTGAGTATATCTGAGACCACCCCAAAGTCCAAGACTGTCGGAAATTCACCTTCGCTGAGAGCCAACACACCAAGGAGTGCAGAGGATAGACTGATCCTAGGAGTGCTTACAATGGAAGACCTCCGGCAGCTCTCTGCTTCAAACTCTCCAATTCGGTCAAGAGGCAGGAGCCCTGATGACAAACCTATCATAGGCACCGTAGGGAGCTACTGGAGCCACACGGGACAGGCAATGGATTTAGATTCCTGCTCATCACGCCGAGGAATGAAAAGCTCGAGGATCAACAAAGAG GAACAAAGAATGAATCTGGTGCGCATCCCATTTGAGGCAAGATTGGAGAGTACTCTTTAG
- the LOC116207694 gene encoding protein PHR1-LIKE 1-like, whose amino-acid sequence MTNRVSSQTAQTFSHGGTSGHLFSPPPGSGNDAYFSAVSYGSQHQSHLPNSPFISNSSIDKLPMPLEDSTQAGQPAELANFPEGNREVSWGTDQFQGFLNFSDDVPVQNGQIAQTETTGNVLVSDDHAKRSDWQWADQLMSVEEVLDPNWTELLADVGVDVTEPKEKVLKAFPEAIVQQSQMPQDQNVSTPLGEFSPEGNQLSAAPQNKARMRWTPELHESFVAAINQLGGSERATPKGVLKLMNVKGLTIYHVKSHLQKYRTARYKPESSEGGSSEKKMSAIDEMKSLDLKTSIDITEALRLQIEVQKKLHEQLEIQRNLQLRIEEQGKYLQMMFEKQRKMESEGSKATSSAVADDTSPSAVQSASGNDKTGAPDQSSPKLEADPLNPSPEGSSPSVGGKHKLQEITAEEEGPSSPKRPREDKSID is encoded by the exons ATGACTAATCGTGTATCCTCACAAACAGCACAAACATTCTCTCACGGTGGAACTTCAGGACACCTGTTCTCACCACCTCCTGGATCTGGGAATGatgcttacttttctgcagtcTCTTACGGATCACAACATCAAAGCCATTTGCCTAATTCTCCATTTATTTCCAATTCCTCCATTGATAAACTGCCTATGCCACTGGAGGATTCTACCCAAGCAGGACAGCCGGCAGAGCTGGCTAATTTTCCTGAAGGAAATAGAGAAGTCTCATGGGGTACAGATCAATTTCAGGGATTTCTAAATTTCTCTGATGATGTCCCTGTCCAGAATGGTCAGATCGCACAGACAGAGACCACTGGTAATGTCTTGGTATCTGATGACCATGCTAAGAGAAGTGATTGGCAGTGGGCGGACCAGTTGATGTCTGTCGAGGAGGTACTGGATCCAAATTGGACTGAACTTCTTGCTGATGTTGGTGTTGATGTGACAGAGCCCAAAGAGAAG GTGCTGAAAGCATTTCCTGAGGCCATTGTGCAACAGTCACAGATGCCTCAAGATCAAAATGTCTCAACTCCACTTGGAGAATTTTCTCCTGAGGGTAATCAGTTGTCCGCAGCACCTCAAAATAAGGCACGCATGCGATGGACACCGGAGCTTCATGAGTCTTTTGTGGCTGCTATTAATCAGCTTGGTGGCAGTGAGC GGGCTACTCCGAAGGGTGTCCTCAAACTCATGAATGTGAAAGGGCTAACGATTTATCATGTGAAAAGCCACCTGCAG AAATATAGAACAGCGCGTTACAAACCAGAGTCATCAGAAG gaGGATCTTCAGAGAAGAAGATGAGCGCAATCGATGAAATGAAATCTCTTGACTTAAAGAC GAGTATCGATATTACTGAGGCACTGCGCTTGCAGATTGAAGTGCAAAAGAAACTTCATGAGCAACTTGAG ATTCAGAGAAATCTGCAGCTAAGGATTGAAGAACAAGGGAAGTATCTGCAAATGATGTTCGAGAAGCAGAGGAAGATGGAGAGTGAAGGGTCCAAGGCTACTTCATCTGCTGTGGCTGATGACACTTCTCCAAGTGCCGTTCAGTCTGCTTCCGGGAACGACAAAACGGGAGCACCCGATCAAAGTTCTCCCAAACTGGAAGCTGACCCTTTGAATCCATCTCCTGAAGGAAGTTCTCCAAGTGTAGGTGGAAAGCATAAATTGCAAGAAATAACAGCCGAAGAGGAGGGGCCTTCTTCACCCAAGAGACCAAGGGAGGACAAATCAATTGATTAG
- the LOC116207693 gene encoding uncharacterized protein LOC116207693 isoform X2: MGCFCFGSSKHRRRSKRALISPSHHQIQEGASGSLVPPEPAKDADTELPPELTTAPNLEEKLPVEQLEVVGGKKKVAFDLTVKTYELPAEEVCEDFPERDETDETAEDDETQREGALHTDYSTPCAGRVSSYPLSHRYHNCASSGDECEDTVTEGIDDDGEDDGSDQNKLLGQQTVIEQESSGSLFSLPIDSRKHASAANTEEKEVNSPMPVADSEDKEWRSDYLNPNVRPGNQCVHSALNPVANCSRLEKEVKARYTSPPKNHEKENLNIKQDFAFSSPFRSEPAPKLLNQSPSELIPKEIAVDTSLSSWLSISETTPKSKTVGNSPSLRANTPRSAEDRLILGVLTMEDLRQLSASNSPIRSRGRSPDDKPIIGTVGSYWSHTGQAMDLDSCSSRRGMKSSRINKEEQRMNLVRIPFEARLESTL; the protein is encoded by the exons ATGGGCTGCTTTTGTTTTGGCTCATCAAAGCATCGAAGGCGGTCGAAAAGGGCTCTCATTTCTCCATCTCATCATCAA ATCCAAGAAGGAGCTTCCGGGTCTCTCGTCCCACCTGAACCCGCCAAGGATGCGGATACGGAACTGCCCCCTGAGCTCACGACTGCACCGAA TCTGGAAGAGAAGCTGCCGGTGGAGCAGCTGGAAGTTGTGGGTGGAAAGAAGAAGGTGGCCTTTGATTTGACTGTCAAAACCTATGAGTTACCAGCTGAGGAAGTGTGTGAAGATTTCCCCGAGAGAGACGAGACTGATGAGACTGCAGAGGATGATGAAACACAGAGAGAAGGGGCCTTGCATACTGATTATTCCACTCCTTGTGCAGGAAGAGTGTCATCTTATCCCCTGAGTCACAGATATCATAATTGTGCTAGCAGTGGTGATGAATGTGAGGACACTGTCACTGAAGGAATCGATGatgatggggaagatgatgGTTCCGATCAAAACAAGCTTCTTGGACAGCAAACTGTGATCGAGCAGGAATCATCTGGATCTTTGTTTTCTCTGCCTATAGATTCTAGGAAACATGCAAGTGCAGCCAACACTGAGGAGAAGGAGGTTAACAGTCCTATGCCGGTTGCCGATTCAGAAGATAAGGAATGGAGGTCTGACTATTTAAACCCAAACGTGAGGCCTGGGAACCAGTGCGTCCACTCGGCGTTGAACCCAGTAGCAAACTGCTCTCGGTTGGAAAAAGAAGTGAAAGCTAGATACACATCCCCTCCGAAGAATCACGAAAAGGAGAACCTGAATATCAAGCAAGATTTTGCCTTCTCGTCGCCCTTCAGATCCGAGCCTGCTCCAAAGCTGCTGAACCAAAGTCCAAGTGAACTGATTCCTAAAGAAATTGCAGTGGACACTAGCCTCTCCAGCTGGTTGAGTATATCTGAGACCACCCCAAAGTCCAAGACTGTCGGAAATTCACCTTCGCTGAGAGCCAACACACCAAGGAGTGCAGAGGATAGACTGATCCTAGGAGTGCTTACAATGGAAGACCTCCGGCAGCTCTCTGCTTCAAACTCTCCAATTCGGTCAAGAGGCAGGAGCCCTGATGACAAACCTATCATAGGCACCGTAGGGAGCTACTGGAGCCACACGGGACAGGCAATGGATTTAGATTCCTGCTCATCACGCCGAGGAATGAAAAGCTCGAGGATCAACAAAGAG GAACAAAGAATGAATCTGGTGCGCATCCCATTTGAGGCAAGATTGGAGAGTACTCTTTAG